A genome region from Trueperaceae bacterium includes the following:
- a CDS encoding SDR family oxidoreductase, which translates to MNLGIEGKTALVTGGSKGIGFAVAAGLAAEGVRVGVSARNEETLGWAVERIRRNGGDAHAFTADVSDGREVSSLFSRVRSELGDPQIVVINAGGPPGGVASGLTEEQWAKAFELTLMSAVRLSREALPAMRRQGWGRIVNITSLTVKQPVLNLALSNAFRAAVTGYAKTLSTEVAGDGITINNLGPGYTATERLEELFADEAAKERLLATIPAGRFGTPEEVASVAVYLASRQAAYITGQTIVPDGGATLGIF; encoded by the coding sequence TGGCTGCGGGTCTGGCAGCGGAGGGGGTCCGGGTAGGGGTGTCCGCTCGAAATGAGGAAACCCTGGGCTGGGCCGTCGAGCGGATACGCCGGAACGGCGGGGACGCTCACGCCTTCACGGCCGACGTGAGCGATGGCCGCGAGGTCTCCTCGCTGTTCAGCCGGGTGCGAAGTGAGCTGGGCGACCCGCAGATCGTCGTGATAAATGCCGGCGGTCCCCCGGGCGGCGTCGCCAGCGGGTTGACCGAGGAGCAGTGGGCCAAGGCGTTCGAACTCACCCTCATGTCGGCGGTACGGCTAAGCCGCGAGGCTCTTCCGGCGATGCGGCGACAGGGCTGGGGGCGGATCGTGAACATCACCTCCCTCACGGTCAAGCAACCGGTACTGAACCTGGCGCTCTCCAACGCCTTCCGTGCGGCCGTCACCGGTTACGCCAAGACCCTCTCGACCGAGGTGGCCGGCGACGGGATCACCATCAACAATCTCGGGCCGGGCTACACGGCGACGGAGCGGCTGGAGGAGCTGTTCGCCGACGAGGCCGCGAAGGAGAGGCTCCTCGCCACCATCCCCGCAGGGCGTTTCGGAACGCCGGAGGAGGTAGCTTCGGTCGCCGTCTACCTCGCCTCGCGACAGGCCGCCTACATTACCGGCCAGACGATCGTCCCGGACGGCGGAGCGACGCTCGGCATCTTCTGA